A stretch of Exiguobacterium sp. BMC-KP DNA encodes these proteins:
- a CDS encoding LysR family transcriptional regulator: protein MELLHLNYFRHVAEELNVTRAAERLFISQPALSATIKKLERELNTTLFHRKGRTISLTDNGRLLLQSVEKIEHELTRVQERMARNDASTETPLSLASSHGRFIQLILREFLLPQTAPLFNSDILSNREILSGLLRQEFHFSISFMELKHPLITSEPIVEEDIVITYPASYSEKDAIKVLYADATETAFLFPSHNKDYNRFIQLKMAELNIYADTTHYIDDVSLQIALRQQRYFSFVPVSVCREMGLPFIMDDVFTVTSQLYMSHATDQLTVEQAIMYERIKRFLLSQRAYLAK, encoded by the coding sequence ATGGAACTCTTACATTTGAATTACTTTCGTCACGTCGCAGAAGAATTGAACGTGACGCGTGCTGCCGAACGATTATTCATCAGCCAACCTGCCCTCAGTGCAACGATCAAGAAACTCGAACGTGAATTGAACACGACATTGTTTCATCGAAAAGGCAGAACGATCAGTTTGACTGACAATGGTCGACTGTTACTACAGTCGGTCGAAAAAATCGAACACGAACTGACACGTGTTCAGGAACGAATGGCACGGAATGATGCTTCAACGGAAACACCACTCAGTCTTGCTAGTTCGCACGGTCGCTTCATCCAATTGATTCTACGGGAGTTTCTTCTCCCGCAAACGGCTCCCTTGTTCAACTCGGACATCCTCTCGAACCGTGAAATCCTGAGCGGTCTGCTTCGTCAAGAATTCCATTTCTCGATCAGCTTCATGGAACTCAAACATCCGCTCATTACGAGTGAACCAATCGTTGAAGAGGATATCGTCATCACTTATCCAGCTTCCTATTCAGAGAAAGATGCAATCAAAGTGCTCTATGCAGATGCCACCGAGACTGCCTTTTTGTTCCCGTCCCACAATAAGGACTACAACCGCTTCATCCAATTGAAGATGGCAGAACTGAACATCTATGCCGATACCACGCATTACATCGATGACGTCTCGCTTCAGATCGCCTTACGCCAGCAACGGTATTTCAGCTTCGTTCCTGTTTCCGTCTGTCGCGAGATGGGGCTTCCCTTCATTATGGACGATGTATTTACAGTTACGTCACAACTCTATATGTCGCATGCGACGGATCAATTGACGGTCGAGCAAGCAATCATGTATGAACGCATTAAACGGTTTTTACTCTCGCAACGAGCATATCTAGCCAAATAA
- a CDS encoding ketopantoate reductase family protein: MKIGIYGAGSLGTIMGAYLSQQSVGVDLIDTNRAHIEALNTKGAHVIGPDLTQSVHAIHPDDITEMYDIVLLLTKQVYNEPVLTKVRTILKEDGILVSLQNGVPEEFIQQQIPSERIIAGSVEFGATYVGPGESRLTSNYDHFKTYAMQIGELDGKTTDRIIHLKEILDHIGGTEISDNLPGTKWSKLVINSTFSGLSAACNGTYGDVLDHPVLLRAALHTMQEVVQVGHAHGITFAPMSTFEPANYATLDDIDEKLITVPQLMYGSRDLEASMLQDLQKGQPTEIRYINGIVTMYGHTYDIATPFNSLIQEIVEEAQAAQTVPDFETSVARFAALLND, from the coding sequence ATGAAAATCGGAATTTACGGAGCAGGGTCACTCGGAACCATTATGGGAGCTTATTTGAGTCAACAAAGTGTGGGTGTCGATCTGATCGATACGAATCGCGCACATATCGAGGCATTGAATACAAAAGGCGCACACGTCATTGGACCGGATTTAACGCAATCCGTTCATGCGATTCATCCGGATGACATCACAGAGATGTACGATATCGTGCTATTGCTGACGAAGCAGGTTTACAATGAACCGGTTCTTACAAAAGTGCGGACAATCTTGAAGGAAGACGGGATCCTCGTCTCCTTGCAAAACGGTGTACCGGAAGAGTTCATACAACAACAGATTCCAAGCGAACGCATCATCGCGGGGTCCGTCGAGTTCGGAGCGACGTATGTCGGACCAGGGGAGTCACGCTTGACGTCAAACTACGATCACTTCAAGACGTATGCGATGCAAATCGGTGAACTAGACGGGAAGACGACAGATCGAATCATTCACTTGAAGGAAATCCTCGATCACATCGGTGGGACGGAAATCTCCGATAATCTACCGGGAACGAAATGGTCAAAACTCGTTATCAATAGTACGTTCAGTGGGTTATCCGCTGCTTGTAACGGGACGTATGGCGACGTGCTCGATCATCCTGTCTTATTACGGGCAGCGCTTCATACGATGCAGGAAGTCGTTCAAGTCGGTCATGCCCATGGCATCACGTTCGCTCCGATGAGTACGTTTGAGCCGGCAAACTACGCGACACTAGATGATATCGATGAAAAATTGATCACCGTGCCACAATTGATGTACGGATCGCGCGATTTAGAAGCGAGTATGTTGCAGGACTTACAAAAGGGGCAACCGACTGAGATTCGTTACATCAATGGGATCGTCACGATGTACGGGCACACGTACGATATCGCAACGCCGTTCAACTCACTCATTCAAGAAATCGTCGAAGAAGCGCAAGCGGCGCAGACGGTTCCTGATTTTGAAACAAGTGTCGCACGCTTTGCTGCTTTACTGAACGATTAA
- a CDS encoding acetoacetate decarboxylase produces the protein MRQEDVKHVVATPINAPVFPAVDIFFRNREYLNIIYETDIEALQAVVPEPLEVLSNQIKFEIINMPDSTGLGSYLECGQVIPVRYQGEIGEFYLSMYVNNQPAIASGREVAAFPKKYGSPRLYIDNDVLVGTLDYHSLRVAQATMGYKYIPMAVEEAQSIVSAPQFMLKQHRGYQGELIISELTRSQITDLEIKEAYRGPARLQLFEHVMAPLADFPVRKIVDAQHIIADLRLGGPVKLHDYLKD, from the coding sequence ATGAGACAGGAAGATGTAAAACATGTTGTTGCGACGCCAATCAATGCTCCCGTCTTTCCGGCAGTCGATATCTTCTTTCGGAATCGGGAATACTTGAACATCATCTATGAGACGGACATCGAAGCGTTACAAGCAGTCGTTCCGGAACCGCTTGAAGTACTGAGCAATCAGATCAAGTTTGAGATCATCAATATGCCGGATAGTACGGGTCTTGGGAGTTATCTCGAGTGCGGACAAGTTATTCCGGTACGTTATCAAGGAGAAATCGGCGAGTTTTACCTCTCGATGTACGTCAACAATCAGCCGGCGATCGCCTCTGGTCGTGAAGTAGCTGCTTTTCCAAAAAAATATGGATCACCACGGCTGTATATCGATAATGATGTCCTCGTTGGGACACTTGACTATCATTCACTCCGTGTTGCTCAAGCGACGATGGGATACAAATATATCCCGATGGCAGTCGAAGAAGCACAGTCGATCGTTAGTGCGCCACAGTTCATGCTCAAACAACATCGCGGATATCAAGGTGAGTTGATCATTTCTGAACTGACGCGCAGTCAAATCACGGATCTTGAGATTAAAGAAGCATACCGTGGACCGGCACGTCTTCAATTATTTGAACATGTCATGGCACCCCTTGCTGATTTCCCAGTTCGAAAGATTGTCGATGCTCAGCATATCATCGCTGATCTTCGACTTGGTGGACCTGTGAAACTGCACGATTATCTCAAGGATTAA
- a CDS encoding GrpB family protein: MRQVIVLPYQSEWASEYAREAEQLRDVFGACLNSIHHMGSTSVPGLAAKPIIDILPVVNSLDGIEQFNESMEALGYEAKGEFGMPGRRYYRKGEDERTHHIHLYAKGNPEIERHLVFRDYLRAHPEEANAYGTLKEQLAATYPYDIEAYIAGKDAFVKKLEHRAIAWGKEDD, from the coding sequence ATGCGACAAGTCATTGTGTTACCGTACCAATCAGAATGGGCGAGTGAATACGCACGAGAAGCGGAACAATTACGAGACGTGTTTGGGGCATGTCTAAATAGCATTCATCATATGGGAAGTACATCTGTTCCGGGACTCGCAGCAAAACCAATCATCGATATCTTACCTGTCGTTAATTCCCTTGATGGAATCGAGCAGTTTAACGAATCAATGGAAGCACTCGGTTACGAAGCGAAGGGTGAATTTGGGATGCCTGGACGACGCTATTACCGAAAAGGCGAAGACGAACGGACGCACCATATTCATCTGTATGCGAAGGGGAATCCGGAAATCGAGCGGCATCTCGTCTTTCGTGACTACTTGCGCGCGCATCCAGAAGAAGCTAATGCTTATGGGACATTAAAAGAACAGTTGGCTGCAACATATCCGTATGATATCGAAGCCTATATTGCCGGAAAGGATGCATTCGTCAAGAAGCTTGAACACCGCGCGATTGCTTGGGGAAAAGAAGATGACTGA
- a CDS encoding DinB family protein has protein sequence MTDWERALIRHVGVGVKTSKVLFDKIEAKDWDARPIAGKRTVGEVAVHLAVLLEADLLIASGATAETMETFYAAPVTRDQLCDRIDRAFRVYHKKVTTGFVTRPTYWGVDDSMNGWVIEAAVHLYHHRSQLFDYLNILGYELKISLFE, from the coding sequence ATGACTGATTGGGAGCGTGCTCTCATTCGCCATGTCGGAGTAGGTGTCAAAACGTCGAAAGTGTTATTTGATAAGATTGAGGCGAAGGATTGGGACGCACGGCCAATCGCTGGCAAACGGACTGTTGGCGAAGTGGCGGTTCATCTTGCTGTGTTGCTCGAAGCCGATTTGTTGATTGCATCCGGAGCGACGGCTGAAACGATGGAGACATTTTATGCAGCGCCTGTTACGCGCGATCAGCTCTGTGACCGCATCGATCGCGCGTTTCGTGTCTATCACAAAAAAGTAACGACCGGATTCGTGACGCGTCCGACGTACTGGGGTGTTGACGATTCGATGAACGGGTGGGTAATTGAAGCTGCAGTCCATCTCTACCATCATCGATCTCAGCTGTTTGATTATTTGAACATTCTTGGGTATGAGCTAAAAATATCGTTATTTGAATGA
- a CDS encoding alpha/beta fold hydrolase, with the protein MEYIVETSAGRFDTRLTGSGDVTFVLDHGMMSNRHQWGWLRTELLKRGRVFEYSRLGYGRSSRGKNKRLFSHQADELADVLRILRVDGPYVFIGHSLGAYISLASGRLFADETRGIVLLDPSHPDVDAALPNWYERTQEEWNRFLYFLSHVRPIAWMIPDRIGKKMFSVLPEADQLPMWRHFATPGHWRGTLDEWQTVEENNQMILSLIEEVTQPVLVLSASNWAGGMPESWLNPALTEQINAAHAAFADHLPNGIFHVIADTNHYTIAGFSHEAAKRITDLIGATWDLPIQK; encoded by the coding sequence ATGGAATATATCGTCGAAACATCAGCTGGTCGGTTTGATACTCGGCTGACGGGAAGTGGGGACGTCACATTCGTCCTTGATCACGGAATGATGTCGAATCGACATCAATGGGGCTGGTTACGAACTGAATTATTAAAACGAGGACGGGTCTTTGAATACTCGCGTCTTGGTTATGGTCGCTCGAGTCGTGGGAAAAATAAACGTCTCTTTTCGCATCAAGCGGATGAGCTCGCGGACGTCTTACGGATCCTTCGTGTCGATGGACCATATGTCTTCATCGGTCATTCGCTTGGAGCATATATCTCGCTCGCGAGTGGTCGACTGTTTGCGGATGAGACTCGTGGCATCGTCTTACTTGATCCATCGCATCCGGATGTTGATGCGGCATTACCGAACTGGTATGAACGAACGCAAGAGGAGTGGAATCGTTTCCTCTATTTCCTTAGTCATGTTCGACCGATTGCTTGGATGATTCCTGATCGAATTGGTAAAAAGATGTTCAGCGTCTTACCGGAAGCCGACCAATTACCGATGTGGCGACATTTTGCAACGCCAGGGCATTGGCGGGGAACGCTTGACGAATGGCAAACGGTCGAGGAGAATAATCAGATGATTCTTTCCTTGATTGAAGAAGTGACACAGCCGGTTCTCGTTTTGTCTGCTTCGAACTGGGCAGGTGGTATGCCAGAAAGTTGGTTGAATCCGGCATTGACCGAACAAATTAATGCAGCTCATGCTGCGTTTGCAGACCACTTACCGAATGGTATATTCCATGTGATTGCAGATACGAATCATTACACGATTGCTGGTTTTTCCCACGAGGCCGCAAAGCGAATTACGGATTTGATCGGTGCGACGTGGGACTTACCGATTCAAAAATGA
- a CDS encoding GTP-binding protein yields the protein MQPISITVLSGYLGSGKTTLLNHLLHNREGRRLAIIVNDMSEVNIDAALIEQGGFSRTEESFVTLSNGCICCTLRDDLLLEVKRLVDQGNLDGIVIESSGISEPIPVAQTFTYKDPDSEIDLSHVTKINAMVTVIDGYRFLKDFESGESLIERKQAVDETDVREVVDLLVDQVEFADIIVLNKVDRLTPKERHTVIGYLKALNPVARLIETTYGQVDPAEILDVDLFDFEQAAASAGWIRELNAEEHIPETEEYGISSFVYKRDVPFHPERLLALIEDWPQEVVRAKGFLFLATRPEMALLFNQAGYASNMEYAGRFASDEDRRTELVLIGIGLEQAKLEALLDTCLVQEYETDWASLNDPIPGREMYEETFR from the coding sequence ATGCAACCGATATCGATCACCGTTTTATCTGGATATCTTGGATCCGGTAAAACGACATTATTGAACCATTTGCTACATAATCGCGAAGGTCGCCGCCTCGCGATCATCGTGAACGACATGAGTGAGGTCAACATTGACGCAGCATTGATTGAGCAAGGTGGTTTCTCGCGGACAGAAGAATCGTTCGTCACGCTCTCGAACGGTTGCATTTGCTGTACGTTGCGGGATGATTTATTGCTCGAAGTCAAACGGCTCGTCGACCAAGGTAATCTAGACGGCATCGTCATCGAGTCAAGTGGGATCTCGGAACCGATTCCGGTCGCCCAGACCTTCACATACAAGGATCCGGACAGTGAAATCGACTTGTCACACGTCACGAAAATCAATGCGATGGTTACGGTCATCGATGGCTACCGTTTCCTGAAGGATTTCGAATCCGGCGAATCATTGATTGAACGGAAACAAGCAGTCGATGAGACAGACGTGCGTGAAGTCGTCGATCTACTCGTCGATCAAGTCGAGTTCGCGGACATCATTGTCTTAAATAAAGTCGATCGGCTGACACCAAAAGAACGTCACACCGTCATCGGCTACTTAAAGGCTTTGAATCCAGTTGCTCGCTTGATTGAGACGACATACGGTCAAGTTGATCCGGCAGAGATCTTAGACGTTGATCTATTTGATTTCGAACAAGCGGCAGCAAGTGCCGGTTGGATCCGTGAGTTGAATGCTGAAGAACATATTCCGGAAACGGAAGAGTATGGAATCAGTTCATTCGTCTACAAGCGGGACGTCCCATTCCACCCTGAGCGTTTGCTTGCCTTAATTGAAGATTGGCCGCAAGAAGTCGTCCGAGCGAAAGGCTTTTTGTTCCTTGCGACCCGTCCTGAGATGGCTCTATTGTTCAATCAGGCAGGATACGCGTCGAACATGGAATATGCCGGTCGCTTTGCATCAGACGAGGATCGACGAACGGAACTCGTCTTGATTGGTATCGGACTAGAACAAGCGAAACTCGAAGCGTTGCTTGACACGTGTCTCGTCCAGGAATACGAAACGGACTGGGCATCTTTGAACGATCCGATTCCTGGTCGTGAGATGTATGAAGAAACATTTAGATAA
- a CDS encoding cardiolipin synthase, producing MRNRILQFALVFLVAGGIIWGLYQLGYLFYVLTISATVVPLAVIMIIFIENRTAESTIAWFLVLIFLPILGVIIWLMFGRNPRRRRRNRRSHDERKLLKQAIRPVRSLAVSELPPNHLKLANTIRNFGGGGVDVHTASDILTNGEETFPAILDAIRQAQHHVHIQYYIYRNDETGKAIREALIERLEAGVTVRFMYDGLGSYMLGENFLRPLRDAGAHIAAYDPISSPLFIFTANFRNHRKIVVVDGKVGFTGGLNVGDEYDGKSKKFGFWRDTHLRLEGRAVKELQATFLDDWIYAQIESEDTWETFAGEETIHQYFPKHDLATDGAIQIVTSGPTSKDPAIRNALIAAIISAQRSIWIATPYLIPDNETMTLLRLAARAGLDVRILTPGKGDSFTSYYGTRSYFGPLLKDGVKIYTYNRHFIHAKLFLVDGKIGAVGTANMDIRSFVLNYELMAFLYDTESTEQLERDFIADFDVSIQLSSNDYVKRPLRFRIFESLSRLISPLL from the coding sequence GTGCGCAACCGGATTTTACAATTCGCACTCGTATTTTTAGTCGCCGGGGGCATCATTTGGGGACTATATCAACTTGGTTATTTATTTTATGTCTTAACGATTTCAGCGACGGTCGTGCCGCTCGCCGTCATCATGATCATTTTCATCGAAAATCGGACAGCAGAATCAACGATTGCTTGGTTCCTCGTCCTGATTTTCTTACCGATTCTCGGTGTCATTATCTGGTTGATGTTTGGTCGTAATCCGCGACGGCGTCGCCGGAATCGTCGTTCGCATGACGAACGGAAATTGCTCAAACAAGCGATTCGTCCAGTCCGGTCGCTTGCCGTCAGTGAGTTGCCACCAAATCACTTGAAACTCGCGAACACGATTCGTAACTTTGGTGGTGGTGGGGTAGACGTTCATACAGCAAGTGACATTTTGACGAATGGAGAAGAGACGTTCCCAGCGATTCTTGACGCGATTCGTCAAGCGCAACATCACGTTCACATCCAGTACTACATCTATCGGAACGATGAGACGGGGAAAGCAATTCGAGAAGCATTGATCGAGCGACTCGAAGCGGGTGTGACGGTGCGTTTCATGTATGACGGACTCGGAAGTTATATGCTCGGTGAGAACTTCCTTCGTCCACTTCGCGATGCTGGAGCACACATCGCAGCTTATGATCCGATTTCAAGTCCGTTGTTCATTTTTACGGCAAACTTCCGGAATCACCGAAAAATCGTTGTCGTTGATGGAAAGGTCGGCTTCACCGGTGGATTGAACGTCGGAGATGAGTACGATGGCAAGAGCAAGAAGTTCGGTTTTTGGCGCGATACGCATTTACGTCTTGAAGGGCGTGCCGTCAAAGAGTTGCAAGCGACGTTCCTCGACGACTGGATCTATGCTCAAATCGAATCGGAAGATACGTGGGAAACGTTTGCGGGGGAAGAGACGATTCATCAGTATTTCCCGAAACACGACCTCGCAACGGACGGAGCGATTCAAATCGTCACGAGCGGACCGACCTCGAAGGACCCCGCGATTCGAAACGCCTTGATTGCTGCTATCATCTCAGCACAACGTTCAATCTGGATTGCAACACCGTATTTGATTCCGGACAACGAGACGATGACGTTGCTTCGACTCGCAGCCCGTGCTGGACTCGACGTCCGGATCCTGACACCGGGTAAAGGTGATAGCTTTACGTCTTATTACGGCACCCGCTCCTACTTCGGACCGCTCTTGAAGGATGGTGTCAAAATTTACACGTACAATCGTCATTTCATCCATGCGAAACTGTTCCTCGTCGACGGGAAGATTGGTGCCGTTGGAACGGCGAACATGGACATTCGCAGCTTTGTTCTCAACTATGAACTGATGGCGTTCCTGTATGACACGGAAAGTACCGAACAGCTCGAGCGCGACTTCATCGCTGATTTTGACGTTTCGATTCAGTTATCATCGAATGATTATGTCAAACGACCACTCCGCTTCCGGATTTTTGAATCACTCTCACGTTTGATTTCACCTTTATTATGA
- a CDS encoding glycoside hydrolase family 31 protein, which yields MRTIDESHFYTRDMKPQARPDAIIQGDVYRFTVLTSRMIRLEYAADGQFEDRPTQTVFNRDFPVPAYRIVENEEELQIITEHVHLHYTKGPFAANTLYIDVLGNFSTYYSRYTFGGPLRTLKGTARTLDHADGVIPLEEGILSRQGYAAIDDSNAFVLTEDHFVEPRRSGTHDIYYFGYGHDYKQALRDFYHLTGPTPMLPRQVLGNWWSRYWRYSEKEYKDLMTRFKTEDIPFSVSVIDMDWHVTDIPERYGSGWTGYTWNRDLFPDPRGFLQWLKDDDRMVTLNLHPADGVRGFEEAYEAMAVAMGVDPESGVRIPFDFSDRTFIENYFTKLHHPHEADGVDFWWIDWQQGANSKMKGLDPLWMLNHYHALDIARDGNRPLIFSRYAGPGSHRYPVGFSGDTIISWASLQFQPYFTATASNIGYGWWSHDIGGHQRGEKDDELSTRWLQYGVFSPIMRLHSTMSIFNGKEPWRYSTDAANVMKKYLQLRHQLVPYIYTMNARNHFDGLPLVSPMYYEHPEDDQAYNVPNQFYFGTELIVAPMVTPMHRKLHMTATTAWLPEGEWFDFFNGHRYRGGKQMRLFRYLEDQGVLAKAGAIVPLGRHLEQSNALHNPEDLEVVVFPGASNRFTLFEDDSTGVAHRDGVNVETTFALDWGARELTIAAPTGHRDLLPENRSITLILRGVREGYVQRDGESVTGHYDHATQSLHVELGEVTDTITLSLQVEMSTNENKMDRLYAFLDQAEISYDLKDRLYRLLSQKLDPVNMMHQLQALELEKDLVDCLLELMLS from the coding sequence ATGCGAACAATTGATGAATCCCATTTCTACACGCGCGACATGAAACCACAAGCACGACCAGACGCTATTATCCAAGGAGATGTCTACCGTTTCACGGTATTGACGAGTCGGATGATTCGACTCGAATACGCGGCGGATGGACAATTCGAAGATCGACCGACCCAAACGGTCTTCAATCGTGATTTCCCGGTACCTGCTTACCGCATCGTCGAAAATGAGGAAGAATTGCAAATCATCACAGAACACGTCCATCTGCATTATACGAAGGGACCGTTCGCTGCGAACACACTCTATATCGATGTCTTAGGGAACTTCAGTACCTACTACAGTCGCTATACGTTCGGCGGACCACTTCGGACGTTAAAAGGAACGGCGCGAACGCTCGATCATGCGGACGGGGTCATTCCACTCGAAGAAGGGATTCTTTCCCGCCAAGGTTACGCAGCGATCGACGATTCAAACGCCTTTGTTTTGACGGAAGACCACTTCGTCGAACCGCGTCGCTCCGGTACGCATGACATCTACTATTTCGGATATGGTCACGACTACAAACAGGCATTGCGTGACTTCTATCATCTGACAGGTCCAACGCCGATGTTACCGCGTCAGGTACTCGGTAACTGGTGGAGTCGCTACTGGCGTTATAGTGAGAAGGAATACAAGGATTTGATGACGCGCTTTAAGACAGAAGACATTCCGTTTTCAGTCAGTGTCATCGATATGGATTGGCACGTCACTGATATCCCGGAACGATACGGGAGCGGTTGGACAGGTTACACGTGGAACCGTGATTTGTTCCCAGATCCACGCGGCTTCTTACAATGGTTGAAGGACGACGACCGGATGGTCACGCTCAACTTGCACCCAGCAGACGGTGTGCGTGGTTTTGAGGAAGCATACGAGGCGATGGCGGTTGCGATGGGCGTTGATCCTGAATCAGGTGTCCGGATCCCATTTGATTTCTCGGACCGGACGTTCATCGAGAACTACTTCACGAAATTGCATCATCCGCATGAGGCAGATGGCGTCGACTTCTGGTGGATCGACTGGCAACAGGGTGCGAACTCGAAGATGAAGGGACTTGATCCACTTTGGATGCTTAACCATTATCATGCGCTTGATATTGCGCGCGACGGCAATCGACCGTTGATTTTCTCACGTTACGCAGGACCCGGCAGTCACCGCTATCCGGTCGGCTTCTCGGGGGATACGATCATCTCGTGGGCATCGCTTCAATTCCAGCCGTATTTCACGGCGACAGCGTCGAACATCGGCTACGGCTGGTGGAGCCATGATATCGGGGGTCACCAGCGCGGGGAAAAAGATGATGAGTTATCGACACGTTGGCTCCAGTATGGTGTCTTCAGTCCGATCATGCGCCTTCATAGTACGATGAGCATCTTCAACGGGAAAGAACCATGGCGTTACTCGACCGATGCAGCGAACGTCATGAAGAAATACTTGCAACTCCGACACCAGCTCGTGCCATACATCTACACGATGAATGCCCGCAATCACTTTGACGGTTTACCACTCGTCTCACCGATGTATTATGAGCACCCGGAAGACGATCAAGCCTATAACGTCCCGAATCAGTTCTACTTCGGAACGGAGCTTATTGTCGCACCGATGGTCACACCGATGCACCGGAAACTGCATATGACGGCAACAACAGCTTGGTTGCCGGAAGGGGAATGGTTCGATTTCTTCAATGGACACCGGTATCGTGGCGGGAAACAAATGCGGTTGTTCCGTTATCTCGAAGATCAAGGCGTACTCGCAAAAGCCGGCGCAATCGTCCCGCTCGGTCGCCATCTCGAACAGTCAAATGCGTTGCACAATCCGGAAGATCTCGAAGTCGTCGTTTTCCCGGGAGCATCGAACCGATTTACGTTGTTTGAAGACGATAGCACGGGTGTTGCGCACCGAGACGGTGTCAACGTCGAGACGACGTTTGCACTCGACTGGGGCGCACGTGAGCTGACGATTGCGGCACCGACCGGGCATCGTGACTTGCTACCAGAAAATCGGTCGATCACGTTGATCTTACGCGGGGTACGTGAAGGTTACGTCCAGCGTGACGGGGAGAGTGTAACAGGCCACTATGATCATGCGACGCAGTCACTACATGTCGAACTGGGTGAAGTGACCGATACGATCACGTTGTCACTTCAAGTCGAGATGTCAACGAACGAGAACAAGATGGACCGGTTGTATGCGTTCCTCGACCAAGCGGAAATCAGCTATGACCTGAAGGATCGTTTGTACCGTCTATTGTCACAAAAGCTCGATCCGGTCAACATGATGCACCAGTTGCAAGCACTTGAACTGGAGAAGGATCTCGTCGACTGCCTGCTTGAGTTGATGTTGTCTTAA
- a CDS encoding SMI1/KNR4 family protein, whose translation MAFWDEDLQEETMIPVKETDIKRIEQAVNGRLPARYLEQIREQNGGSTEAMAVMVEFENTWSDEESGLHLPLRSMTSLSFERYLDELSVLREWGVEGNVMMFAEGEGSYFWYFHYTEAAEPTVWCLDISDETTHFVAATYDEWLTKLSNDVSEAVESDVVFLTLPEIKDILRGEDENEKLLAYSHWMILDEEQEELIEAFMTLIERNDQPDFLDSYAYYLMEVLTNNPELLEQKRADVTALILSKDDALDAEDLLSWMDEEEEL comes from the coding sequence ATGGCATTTTGGGATGAAGATTTACAAGAAGAAACGATGATTCCAGTCAAAGAAACAGACATCAAACGAATTGAGCAAGCCGTTAACGGTCGACTTCCTGCCCGTTACCTCGAACAAATCCGGGAACAAAATGGCGGTTCTACAGAGGCAATGGCCGTAATGGTCGAGTTCGAGAATACATGGTCGGACGAAGAAAGTGGATTACATCTTCCACTCCGATCGATGACGTCATTATCATTCGAACGGTACCTGGACGAATTGTCGGTTCTCCGAGAATGGGGTGTCGAAGGGAACGTCATGATGTTTGCAGAAGGAGAAGGTAGCTATTTTTGGTACTTCCACTACACGGAAGCTGCTGAGCCGACTGTCTGGTGCCTCGATATTTCGGATGAGACAACTCATTTCGTTGCAGCGACCTATGACGAGTGGTTAACGAAGCTGAGTAACGATGTTTCGGAAGCAGTTGAATCGGATGTCGTATTTCTAACGTTACCTGAAATCAAGGACATTCTCCGTGGTGAGGATGAAAACGAAAAACTCCTCGCCTACTCCCACTGGATGATTCTCGATGAAGAACAAGAAGAACTCATCGAGGCGTTCATGACACTAATCGAACGAAACGATCAGCCTGATTTCCTCGACTCCTATGCGTATTACCTCATGGAAGTGTTGACGAACAACCCTGAGTTGTTAGAACAGAAACGTGCCGACGTCACGGCTTTGATCCTCAGTAAAGATGATGCTCTTGATGCAGAGGATCTGTTGTCTTGGATGGACGAAGAAGAAGAGTTATGA